Proteins encoded within one genomic window of Timaviella obliquedivisa GSE-PSE-MK23-08B:
- a CDS encoding SRPBCC family protein has translation MTEDLQLTNDSAELEEASCEFRGEVEVCTDKAEGRQRQISARVQIPHPVEQVWQILTDYDHLADFIPSLAKSQKIKHPQGGIRLEQVGTQSLLKFKFCAKVVLDMVEQFPHQLDFQMVEGDFKKFFGSWVLQPTADGRNTELCYTVCVLPPLSMPISIIEGRLKSGLVLNLSAIRQRADVLFNGEVSG, from the coding sequence ATGACTGAAGACCTACAGCTTACAAACGACTCCGCAGAATTGGAGGAAGCCTCCTGCGAATTCCGGGGCGAAGTAGAAGTCTGCACAGACAAAGCTGAAGGCAGACAGCGGCAGATCTCGGCGCGCGTCCAAATTCCTCATCCTGTCGAACAAGTTTGGCAAATCCTAACTGATTACGATCATTTAGCAGACTTTATTCCTAGTTTGGCAAAAAGCCAAAAAATTAAGCATCCCCAAGGCGGCATTCGCCTGGAGCAAGTTGGCACTCAGTCTTTGCTGAAGTTTAAGTTTTGTGCCAAAGTTGTTCTCGATATGGTGGAACAGTTCCCTCACCAGCTTGACTTTCAGATGGTAGAAGGCGACTTCAAAAAGTTTTTTGGAAGCTGGGTTTTGCAGCCTACCGCCGATGGTCGTAACACTGAGCTATGCTACACCGTTTGCGTTTTACCGCCCCTATCTATGCCCATTAGTATTATTGAGGGGCGGCTGAAAAGCGGCTTAGTTCTCAATCTTTCGGCAATTCGGCAGCGAGCAGATGTGCTGTTCAATGGTGAAGTATCAGGTTAG